One Dasypus novemcinctus isolate mDasNov1 unplaced genomic scaffold, mDasNov1.1.hap2 scaffold_302, whole genome shotgun sequence DNA segment encodes these proteins:
- the RPL18A gene encoding large ribosomal subunit protein eL20 produces the protein MKASGTLREYKVVGRCLPTPKCRAPPLYRMRIFAPNHVVAKSRFWYFVSQLKKMKKSSGEIVYCGQVFEKSPLRVKNFGIWLRYDSRSGTHNMYREYRDLTTAGAVTQCYRDMGARHRARAHSIQVMKVEEIAASKCRRPAVKQFHDSKIKFPLPHRVLRRQHKPRFTTKRPNTFF, from the exons ATGAAGGCCTCGGGCACG CTGCGAGAGTACAAGGTCGTGGGGCGCTGCCTGCCCACCCCCAAGTGCCGCGCGCCGCCGCTCTACCGCATGCGCATCTTCGCCCCCAACCACGTCGTGGCCAAGTCCCGCTTCTGGTACTTCGTGTCTCAGCTGAAGAAGATGAAGAAGTCCTCGGGGGAGATCGTCTACTGCGGGCAG GTGTTCGAGAAGTCGCCGCTGCGCGTGAAGAACTTCGGCATCTGGCTGCGCTACGACTCCCGCAGCGGCACGCACAACATGTACCGGGAGTACCGGGACCTGACCACGGCCGGCGCCGTCACCCAGTGCT ACCGCGACATGGGAGCCCGGCACCGCGCGCGCGCCCACTCCATCCAGGTCATGAAGGTGGAGGAGATCGCGGCCAGCAAGTGCCGCCGGCCGGCCGTCAAGCAGTTCCAC GACTCCAAGATCAAGTTCCCGCTGCCGCACCGCGTCCTGCGGCGCCAGCACAAGCCGCGCTTCACCACCAAGCGCCCCAACACCTTCTTCTAG
- the SLC5A5 gene encoding LOW QUALITY PROTEIN: sodium/iodide cotransporter (The sequence of the model RefSeq protein was modified relative to this genomic sequence to represent the inferred CDS: deleted 1 base in 1 codon) produces MAGPRAAFGAWDYAVLAGLLLLSAGLGLGAGLARGGPRSAEDFFTGGRRLGALPVGLSLAASFMSAVQVLGVPAEALRFGLKFLWMCLGQALCAALTAALFLPVFYRLGLTSTYQYLEMRFGRAVRLCGTAQYLVATVLYTGIVIYAPALILNQVTGLDIWASLLSTGAICTFYTAVGGMRAVVWTDVFQVLVMLSGFWVVLARGSVLVGGPARVLELARNRSRVNLLDFDPDPRSRYTFWTFVVGGTLLWLSMYGVNQAQVQRYVACRSERQAKLALLVNQVGLLLIVSSAVASGIVMFALYGDCDPLLTGRISTPDQYMPLLVLEIFEDLPGLPGLFLACAYSGTLSTASTSINAMAAVTVEDLIRPRLPALGPRRLVVISKGLSLIYGSACLAVAALSSLLGGGELPSPAPAPPQGSFTVMGVISGPLLGAFILGMFLPACNSAGVLAGVGAGLALSLWVAVGASVYPPSAQSMGVLPTSTAGCNASGLLGAPPAANASAEAPSAGADAGGPALAESFYAVSYLYYGALGTLGTLLCGALVSYLSGPTKRSTLAPGLLWWDLARQTASVAPKEEAAPLDESAGKGPEELAPEAKKPPRSPPPDDGRPHCRWQQQAPGTGPGGLDLRETDL; encoded by the exons ATGGCGGGGCCGCGCGCCGCCTTCGGCGCCTGGGACTACGCGGTGCTCGcggggctgctgctgctgtcggccgggctggggctg ggggccggGCTGGCGCGCGGCGGGCCCCGCAGCGCCGAGGACTTCTTCACGGGCGGCCGGCGCCTGGGCGCGCTGCCCGTGGGGCTGTCGCTGGCCGCCAGCTTCATGTCGGCCGTGCAGGTGCTGGGGGTGCCCGCCGAGGCGCTGCGCTTCGGCCTCAAGTTCCTGTGGATGTGCCTGGGCCAGGCGCTCTGCGCGGCGCTCACGGCCGCGCTCTTCCTGCCGGTCTTCTACCGCCTGGGCCTCACCAGCACCTACCAG TACCTGGAAATGCGCTTCGGCCGCGCCGTGCGGCTCTGCGGGACGGCGCAGTACCTGGTGGCCACG GTGCTGTACACCGGCATCGTGATCTACGCCCCCGCGCTCATCCTCAACCAAG TGACCGGGCTGGACATCTGGGCGTCGCTGCTGTCCACCGGCGCCATCTGCACGTTCTACACGGCCGTG GGGGGCATGCGCGCCGTGGTCTGGACGGACGTGTTCCAGGTGCTGGTGATGCTGTCCGGCTTCTGGGTGGTGCTGGCCCGCGGCTCCGTGCTCGTGGGCGGGCCCGCGCGCGTCTTGGAGCTGGCCCGCAACCGCTCCCGCGTCAACCTGTTGGA CTTTGACCCTGACCCCCGGAGCCGCTACACCTTCTGGACGTTCGTGGTGGGCGGCACGCTGCTGTGGCTGTCCATGTACGGCGTGAACCAGGCGCAGGTGCAGCGCTACGTGGCCTGCCGCAGCGAGAGGCAGGCCAAGCT GGCCCTGCTCGTCAACCAGGTGGGACTGCTGCTCATCGTGTCGAGCGCCGTGGCCAGCGGCATCGTCATGTTCGCGCTCTACGGCGACTGCGACCCTCTGCTCACGGGCCGCATCTCCACCCCCGACCAG TACATGCCGCTGCTGGTGCTGGAGATCTTCGAGGACCTGCCCGGCCTCCCCGGCCTCTTCCTGGCCTGCGCCTACAGCGGCACCCTCAG CACGGCGTCCACCAGCATCAACGCCATGGCCGCGGTCACCGTGGAGGACCTCATCAGGCCGCGGCTGCCGGCGCTGGGCCCGCGCAGGCTGGTGGTCATCTCCAAGGGGCTCT cgcTCATCTACGGCTCCGCCTGCCTCGCCGTGGCCGCCCTGTCCTCGCTGCTGGGGGG GGGCGagctgccctcccctgcccccgcccccccccagggcTCCTTCACGGTCATGGGCGTCATCAGCGGCCCCCTCCTCGGAGCCTTCATCCTGGGCATGTTCCTCCCAGCGTGCAACTCGGCG ggcgtGCTGGCGGGCGTGGGCGCGGGGCTGGCGCTCTCGCTGTGGGTGGCCGTGGGCGCCTCCGTGTACCCGCCCAGCGCGCAGAGCATGGGGGTCCTGCCCACCTCGACGGCGGGCTGCAACGCCTCGGGCCTCCTGGGCGCCCCTCCCGCCGCCAACGCCTCCGCGgaggcccccag CGCGGGAGCGGACGCGGGCGGGCCGGCGCTGGCCGAGAGCTTCTACGCCGTCTCCTACCTCTACTACGGCGCGCTGGGCACGCTGGGCACGCTGCTCTGCGGGGCCCTCGTCAGCTACCTGAGCG GCCCCACGAAGCGCAGCACCCTGGCGCCGGGGCTGCTCTGGTGGGACCTGGCCAGGCAGACGGCCTCGGTGGCCCCCAAAGAGGAAGCAGCCCCCCTGGACGAGAGCGCGGGGAAG GGTCCCGAGGAACTCGCCCCCGAAGCCAAGAAGCccccccgctccccgccccccgATGACGGCCGCCCCCACTGCCGGTGGCAGCAGCAGGCGCCGGGCACCGGCCCGGGCGGCCTCGACCTGCGGGAGACGGACCTgtga